A stretch of the Kroppenstedtia eburnea genome encodes the following:
- the nikC gene encoding nickel transporter permease, translating to MESPFRDSLRALLRHRSALIGGGIILFFIIIALIAPLLLPYGYNQIDADARLQAPSADHWFGTDDFGRDIFARVVYGARISLWVGFFAITGSIVIGSLLGLVAGYYGGWRDTVISRMFDILLAFPSILLAIAIVAMLGPSLQNAMYAIAIINIPTFGRLMRSRVLSVKQEDYVLAARAIGMKDSRILLRHILPNSWTPIMVQGTLGFATAVLEAAALGFIGLGAQPPEPEWGKMLSDSRGFIQSAPWTMLFPGLAIMFTVLGFNLLGDGLRDVFDPRMKQ from the coding sequence ATGGAATCGCCCTTCCGGGATTCCCTGCGGGCCCTGCTGCGACACCGTTCCGCCCTGATCGGCGGGGGAATCATCCTCTTTTTCATTATCATCGCCCTGATCGCCCCCTTGCTGCTTCCCTATGGATACAACCAGATTGATGCCGACGCCCGGCTTCAGGCTCCTTCTGCGGATCACTGGTTTGGCACGGATGACTTTGGACGGGATATCTTTGCGCGGGTGGTTTACGGTGCCCGCATCTCGCTCTGGGTGGGCTTTTTCGCCATCACCGGCTCCATCGTGATCGGCTCCTTGCTCGGATTGGTTGCGGGTTATTATGGAGGATGGAGAGATACGGTCATCTCCCGGATGTTCGATATCCTGTTGGCTTTCCCCAGCATTCTGTTGGCGATTGCGATTGTGGCCATGTTGGGCCCCAGCCTGCAGAACGCCATGTACGCCATCGCCATTATCAATATCCCCACCTTTGGCCGCCTGATGCGCTCCCGGGTGCTATCCGTGAAGCAGGAGGATTATGTGCTGGCGGCCCGGGCCATCGGTATGAAAGACAGTCGGATTCTGCTGCGACACATCCTGCCCAATTCCTGGACTCCGATTATGGTGCAGGGAACCCTCGGCTTTGCGACAGCGGTGTTGGAAGCGGCCGCACTCGGATTTATCGGGCTGGGTGCCCAGCCCCCGGAACCCGAATGGGGCAAGATGTTGTCCGATTCACGGGGTTTCATTCAATCCGCCCCGTGGACCATGCTGTTTCCCGGTTTGGCCATCATGTTCACCGTCCTCGGGTTTAACCTGTTGGGGGACGGGTTGCGGGATGTGTTCGACCCTCGCATGAAGCAATAA
- a CDS encoding sporulation protein YjcZ gives MRYGYYGYGFGLGRLLIFLLVIATIFALIGFWGY, from the coding sequence ATGCGCTACGGGTATTATGGTTACGGATTCGGTCTGGGCCGGCTCCTGATCTTCCTGTTGGTAATCGCCACCATCTTCGCTTTGATCGGTTTCTGGGGCTACTGA
- a CDS encoding MBL fold metallo-hydrolase has translation MNSNQLFNWGHRIRMIDGYDLNVPGRTGIYVLEEEELTLVETGPSLSVPRILKGLEALGYRPEDVRNVIVTHIHLDHAGGAGLLLQSCPEARVVVHPRGARHLADPSRLIQGARMVYGEQFDALFDPVLPVPEDRILVREDGETLAIGPDRRLKFLDSPGHAAHHFSIYDPVSRGLFTGDTAGIRYGQLEEFGCSLYLPSTSPNQFDPDAMKRSIDRFRKEEVDRIFFGHFGMSEEPERVYEQVTAALDVFVKAGEEAMAAGEGAAGIEKRLKGRYRQILEEQGIPEDHPVYTLLDLDLNVSSMGIEHYLTRKKK, from the coding sequence ATGAATTCAAACCAACTGTTCAACTGGGGACATCGGATCCGGATGATCGACGGCTATGATCTGAATGTTCCGGGTCGGACAGGCATCTATGTGTTGGAAGAGGAAGAATTGACACTGGTGGAAACCGGTCCGAGTCTGTCTGTCCCCCGCATCCTGAAGGGATTGGAAGCGTTGGGTTACCGGCCGGAAGATGTGAGAAATGTGATCGTCACCCATATCCACCTGGATCATGCCGGCGGGGCGGGGCTCCTGTTGCAGAGCTGTCCGGAAGCGCGGGTGGTGGTGCATCCCAGGGGAGCCCGTCACCTGGCAGATCCCTCCCGCCTGATCCAGGGGGCCCGGATGGTGTACGGGGAGCAGTTTGATGCATTGTTTGATCCCGTGCTGCCTGTTCCCGAGGATCGGATCCTGGTCCGGGAGGATGGGGAGACCTTGGCGATCGGACCGGACCGGAGGTTGAAGTTTCTGGACTCCCCCGGCCATGCCGCCCACCACTTCAGTATCTATGATCCGGTCAGCCGGGGATTGTTCACCGGGGATACCGCCGGGATCCGATATGGACAGTTGGAGGAGTTTGGATGCTCTTTGTATCTTCCTTCCACATCCCCCAATCAATTCGATCCCGATGCGATGAAACGATCCATCGACCGCTTCCGCAAAGAAGAGGTGGACCGGATTTTCTTCGGCCATTTCGGGATGTCGGAGGAACCCGAAAGGGTCTATGAACAGGTGACTGCAGCGCTGGATGTATTTGTGAAGGCGGGGGAAGAGGCGATGGCGGCGGGCGAGGGAGCCGCCGGAATCGAGAAGCGGTTGAAAGGCCGTTACCGGCAGATCCTTGAGGAACAAGGGATTCCGGAGGATCATCCCGTCTATACTCTCCTGGATCTCGACCTGAACGTCAGCTCCATGGGGATCGAACATTATCTGACCCGAAAGAAAAAGTGA
- a CDS encoding glutaredoxin domain-containing protein has product MQVTVYSKPHCLECNLVKRFLKDHGVKFETKDCNSHPEYLEEVKEMGFLGVPVTVIDGTPIQGLKPDELKKHLHLGEAGL; this is encoded by the coding sequence ATGCAAGTAACCGTCTATTCCAAGCCCCACTGTCTGGAATGCAACCTGGTGAAGCGCTTTCTCAAAGATCACGGAGTGAAATTTGAAACAAAAGATTGCAACTCCCACCCGGAATACCTGGAAGAAGTGAAAGAGATGGGCTTTCTCGGTGTCCCTGTCACCGTGATCGATGGAACACCCATTCAGGGGTTGAAGCCGGATGAACTGAAAAAACACCTTCATCTGGGAGAGGCGGGTTTATGA
- a CDS encoding suppressor of fused domain protein, with amino-acid sequence MSEHHEEEAVGWDAIDEALKAIYPEQEPKHYAPLIPYLLGGGDPLNGISVYERTEPVPHWHYVTYGFSELFEKESDDPKTSGYGFELTFRLKKETNDCEPPTWANHFLNNIARYVFSTGNVFAAGHHLNLNGPIAAEEETEIRAITFVQDPELEPIDTPNGNVEFLQVVGITLEEETAVQAWNCLKLMELLAPYLPMYVTDLSRSSLLQHHQIAEAVEEGIEKDGSSTGSLFVDFLEWKEQKKAFGKNTYKVRLGAKQAEPIAQVLKGRLSKGKSLLLHHEGGHVEFLPADQDAVEVQDGILQVKLQPDSCTVFIQQLVPQARTFDIPGFPGIQFEIVKSYIKDQQGEVVEVIG; translated from the coding sequence ATGAGCGAACATCACGAAGAAGAAGCTGTGGGTTGGGATGCCATCGATGAAGCCTTAAAAGCCATTTACCCGGAGCAAGAACCCAAACATTATGCCCCCCTCATCCCGTATCTTCTCGGCGGAGGGGATCCATTGAACGGGATCAGTGTTTACGAACGAACCGAGCCGGTTCCCCATTGGCATTACGTCACTTATGGATTCTCCGAGCTGTTTGAAAAGGAAAGCGACGATCCGAAAACCAGCGGTTATGGGTTTGAACTCACCTTCCGGTTGAAAAAAGAGACCAACGATTGTGAACCGCCAACCTGGGCGAATCACTTCCTGAATAACATCGCGCGATATGTGTTCTCCACCGGCAATGTCTTTGCAGCGGGACATCACTTGAACTTGAATGGCCCGATCGCCGCGGAAGAAGAGACCGAGATCCGGGCCATCACCTTTGTTCAGGATCCTGAACTGGAGCCGATCGATACTCCCAACGGAAATGTGGAGTTCTTGCAGGTGGTGGGGATTACGCTGGAGGAAGAAACGGCGGTTCAAGCCTGGAATTGTCTGAAATTGATGGAACTGCTGGCCCCTTATCTGCCGATGTATGTGACGGATTTGTCCCGTTCGTCCCTGTTGCAACACCATCAGATCGCCGAAGCGGTTGAAGAGGGGATCGAGAAGGATGGATCCAGCACGGGATCGCTCTTCGTGGATTTTCTGGAGTGGAAGGAGCAGAAGAAGGCCTTTGGGAAGAACACTTATAAGGTCAGGTTGGGTGCCAAACAGGCGGAGCCGATCGCTCAGGTGTTGAAGGGGCGTCTGTCCAAAGGGAAATCTCTCCTGTTGCACCACGAGGGTGGGCATGTGGAGTTTCTGCCGGCGGATCAGGATGCTGTGGAGGTTCAGGATGGAATTTTGCAAGTCAAGTTGCAACCGGACTCCTGTACAGTTTTCATCCAACAACTGGTTCCTCAGGCGAGAACCTTTGACATCCCCGGATTCCCTGGAATTCAGTTTGAAATCGTCAAGTCTTATATCAAGGATCAACAGGGCGAAGTGGTCGAAGTGATTGGATGA
- a CDS encoding sodium-dependent transporter: protein METREQWSNRAGFLFAAVGSAIGLGNIWRYPYIAYENGGGAFLVPYFIALLTAGIPILLLEYSLGHRYRGSAPQVFRKISKKWEWLGWWQSFVAFVIVSFYMVIIGWSLNYSYYSIGTQWGEDTEAFFFEKFLGLSGSFWEMGGLQWKVLLPVCLVWLITFIVMHMGVRKGIERVSRILMPILILMMVVITIRAVTLPGAGEGLNVLLTPDFSSLTEPGVWVAAYGQVFFSLSIGFAIMMTYASYLPEKSDLSNSGLIAAFANSGFEFLAALGVFGALGFLAASQGVDVNSVVNAGVGLAFVVFPQIINQFPGLNSLFGVLFFGLLLFAGFTSAISILEPVIASVKEKFNLSRRAAVNWVCGLAFLLSLLYTTHGGLRYLDTVDHFINQYGVALAGLVEVVLIAWFIRKLSEMRTHINEISDIRIGNWWNLCLMVITPVMVIVMTGFSLFQEWLKPYEDYPLNGLALLGWGSVVLTLMVAFVFQRLGWKQTQVQGGEKA, encoded by the coding sequence ATGGAAACACGTGAACAGTGGAGCAACAGAGCGGGATTTCTTTTTGCAGCTGTTGGCTCCGCCATCGGACTTGGGAATATTTGGAGATATCCTTATATCGCCTATGAAAACGGGGGCGGGGCGTTCCTGGTCCCTTACTTCATCGCCTTGTTGACGGCAGGGATTCCGATCCTGCTGTTGGAATATTCTCTCGGCCACCGGTATCGGGGTTCCGCACCACAGGTTTTCAGAAAAATCTCTAAAAAGTGGGAATGGCTCGGTTGGTGGCAATCCTTTGTCGCCTTTGTGATCGTCAGCTTTTATATGGTCATTATCGGTTGGTCCTTAAATTATAGCTACTATTCGATCGGAACCCAGTGGGGAGAGGACACGGAAGCCTTCTTCTTTGAAAAATTCCTCGGGTTGAGCGGGAGCTTTTGGGAGATGGGCGGATTGCAATGGAAGGTGCTCCTGCCTGTCTGCCTGGTCTGGTTGATCACCTTTATCGTGATGCATATGGGGGTTCGGAAGGGGATTGAACGGGTTTCCCGGATTCTGATGCCGATTTTGATTCTGATGATGGTGGTCATCACGATCCGGGCGGTGACCCTGCCGGGAGCCGGGGAAGGGTTGAATGTTCTCTTGACACCCGACTTCTCATCCCTTACGGAACCGGGGGTTTGGGTGGCGGCTTATGGGCAGGTCTTCTTCTCCCTCAGCATCGGTTTTGCGATCATGATGACCTATGCCAGCTATCTGCCGGAGAAATCCGACTTGTCCAACAGCGGATTGATTGCGGCTTTTGCCAACAGCGGGTTTGAGTTTTTGGCTGCGCTGGGCGTGTTTGGGGCCCTTGGTTTCCTAGCCGCCAGCCAAGGGGTGGATGTAAACAGTGTGGTCAACGCCGGTGTAGGTCTCGCCTTTGTCGTTTTCCCTCAAATCATCAATCAATTCCCCGGTCTCAACTCTCTCTTCGGGGTGCTCTTCTTCGGGTTGCTGCTCTTCGCCGGTTTTACTTCGGCCATCTCCATTCTGGAGCCGGTGATTGCCAGTGTGAAGGAGAAGTTCAACCTGAGCCGCCGGGCTGCGGTGAACTGGGTCTGTGGCCTCGCCTTTCTCCTCAGCCTGCTCTACACCACCCATGGAGGTCTTCGCTATCTGGACACCGTGGACCACTTCATCAACCAATACGGGGTGGCCTTGGCCGGTCTGGTGGAAGTGGTGCTGATCGCCTGGTTCATCCGGAAGTTGAGCGAGATGCGGACTCACATCAACGAAATTTCCGATATCCGGATCGGCAACTGGTGGAATCTCTGTCTGATGGTGATCACCCCTGTGATGGTGATTGTGATGACCGGGTTCAGCCTGTTCCAGGAGTGGCTCAAGCCCTATGAGGATTATCCCTTGAACGGACTTGCCCTCTTGGGTTGGGGATCTGTGGTATTGACCCTCATGGTGGCGTTTGTGTTTCAACGTCTGGGCTGGAAGCAAACACAGGTTCAAGGAGGGGAGAAGGCATGA
- a CDS encoding MetS family NSS transporter small subunit, protein MNTGAIVMLVLGAAGLWGGLAYFLWHAWRCSKKKQNVNPSR, encoded by the coding sequence ATGAACACCGGAGCGATTGTGATGTTGGTTCTCGGTGCCGCAGGCCTCTGGGGTGGCCTCGCCTATTTCCTGTGGCATGCATGGCGCTGCAGCAAAAAGAAGCAGAATGTGAATCCCTCCCGATGA
- a CDS encoding sodium-dependent transporter: MAQVRDQWTSRAGFIMAAVGSAIGLGNIWRYPYVAYENGGGAFLIPYFFALLTAGIPILLLEYSLGHGHKGSAPLAYRRLSKKWEWLGWWQALMAFVISTYYMVILAWALSYTWFSFGTQWGKDTEKFFMNQYLGVTDSFWNFGGLQINVVIPLLLMWIFVYFVMRQQAHKGIERLSWVLMPILVVMMIIITIRGVTLDGATAGLNALLTPDFGALTNPKVWVAAYGQVFFSLSVAFATMITYASYLQKDADLSNSGLIAALSNSGFEFMAAIGVFGALGFLAVQSGVDVEGVVASGPGLAFVVFPQIINELPWLNSLFGVLFFGSLVFAGLTSVVSIVEPAISGIRDKLGTTRTTAVNWVCGLSFLISFLYATKGGINYLDLIDYFVNNYGLLLGAILMTIAVAWTTRKVRDLQSHINRVSDVHIGSWWVICISFVTPLVLFIMTGMNIWNDLQAPYGGMPYSGIFTMGYGAVLITVIAGVIFHHMEWKANTGPVQVSEKEGA, from the coding sequence ATGGCACAAGTGCGGGATCAGTGGACCAGCCGGGCCGGATTTATCATGGCAGCGGTGGGTTCGGCCATCGGTCTGGGGAACATTTGGCGTTATCCGTATGTAGCTTATGAAAATGGCGGCGGGGCATTTTTGATTCCCTATTTCTTTGCGCTTCTGACAGCGGGGATTCCGATCCTTCTGCTGGAATACTCCTTGGGCCATGGGCATAAGGGATCAGCCCCCCTCGCCTATCGGCGGTTGTCAAAGAAATGGGAGTGGCTGGGTTGGTGGCAGGCATTGATGGCTTTTGTCATCTCCACCTATTACATGGTGATATTGGCCTGGGCCCTGAGCTACACATGGTTTTCCTTCGGGACACAGTGGGGAAAAGATACTGAAAAGTTTTTCATGAATCAGTACCTGGGTGTGACGGACAGCTTCTGGAATTTTGGTGGTCTGCAGATCAACGTGGTTATCCCGTTGCTTCTGATGTGGATTTTCGTCTATTTTGTGATGCGGCAGCAGGCCCACAAGGGGATTGAGCGGCTCAGCTGGGTTTTGATGCCGATATTGGTCGTGATGATGATCATCATCACGATCCGGGGGGTCACCCTGGACGGGGCGACCGCCGGTCTGAATGCGCTGTTGACACCGGATTTCGGAGCACTCACCAATCCGAAAGTGTGGGTGGCCGCCTACGGACAGGTGTTTTTCTCCCTGAGTGTCGCCTTTGCCACCATGATCACCTATGCCAGCTATCTCCAGAAGGATGCGGATTTGTCCAACAGCGGTCTGATCGCGGCCCTGTCCAACTCCGGCTTTGAATTTATGGCTGCCATCGGGGTTTTTGGTGCGCTCGGTTTCCTGGCGGTTCAGTCCGGCGTCGATGTCGAGGGAGTGGTGGCCAGCGGGCCCGGGCTCGCCTTTGTGGTCTTTCCCCAGATCATCAATGAGCTTCCCTGGTTGAACTCTCTGTTCGGAGTTTTGTTCTTCGGCTCTCTTGTCTTTGCCGGTCTGACCTCGGTGGTCTCGATTGTGGAACCGGCCATCTCCGGCATCCGGGATAAGTTGGGAACCACCCGGACCACAGCGGTGAACTGGGTTTGTGGCTTGTCCTTCCTTATCAGCTTCCTGTACGCCACCAAAGGCGGAATCAACTATTTGGATCTGATCGATTACTTCGTCAATAACTACGGGCTCCTGCTCGGCGCCATCCTGATGACGATCGCCGTCGCCTGGACCACCCGCAAGGTACGCGATTTGCAAAGCCATATCAATCGTGTCTCTGATGTGCATATCGGCAGCTGGTGGGTGATCTGCATCAGCTTTGTCACTCCGTTGGTTCTTTTCATTATGACGGGTATGAATATCTGGAATGACCTTCAGGCTCCCTATGGAGGGATGCCTTACAGCGGAATCTTCACCATGGGGTATGGCGCTGTGCTGATCACCGTGATCGCAGGGGTGATCTTCCACCACATGGAGTGGAAAGCCAATACGGGGCCGGTGCAGGTCAGCGAGAAGGAGGGGGCATGA
- a CDS encoding MetS family NSS transporter small subunit, which yields MNASAWVMFLIGAVGLWGGLGYFLWVAYKSGKKA from the coding sequence ATGAACGCCAGTGCTTGGGTGATGTTTCTGATCGGGGCGGTCGGTCTCTGGGGTGGCCTCGGCTACTTCCTGTGGGTTGCCTATAAGTCCGGCAAGAAAGCCTGA
- a CDS encoding M23 family metallopeptidase produces MKTKLISVFLIILLFVNGIFSPVCAREQEKTEATRQSLFEKVGTLSGIPWYVLAAMDQYERNLQQVRQDLKKRKGPVAITVPPKLWSGITNPDPDDTIPESIRFFGGIGRDGNGDGKADPEEPLDVLYTITRYLREYGDSRDDVRIGLWNYYQHPTAVDLVTHYAEIYRHFGTTHLDRSSFVMPLHANYTYHDTWGARRGWGGIRIHEGTDIFAGYGTPVLSTVYGYVELKGWNRYGGWRIGIRDLKNNYHYFAHLSSFDKNIRKGSIVQPGQVLGYVGSSGYGPPGTSGKFPPHLHYGIYKFNGNTTYSFDPYPFLKARERAEYKKQREARKAKKNLKNKVPR; encoded by the coding sequence ATGAAGACAAAACTGATTTCCGTTTTTCTGATCATCCTGCTGTTTGTGAACGGGATTTTTTCGCCGGTATGTGCCCGTGAACAGGAGAAGACGGAGGCCACCAGGCAGAGCCTGTTTGAAAAAGTGGGAACTTTGAGCGGCATTCCCTGGTATGTTCTTGCTGCCATGGATCAATACGAACGCAATCTGCAACAGGTGCGACAGGACTTGAAAAAACGAAAAGGACCGGTGGCAATCACCGTTCCACCCAAATTGTGGAGCGGAATCACCAATCCGGATCCTGATGATACCATCCCCGAGTCGATCCGGTTTTTCGGAGGGATCGGAAGAGACGGCAACGGAGACGGAAAAGCAGATCCGGAGGAACCGCTGGATGTGCTGTATACGATTACCCGCTATCTCCGGGAGTACGGCGATTCCCGGGACGATGTCCGGATCGGATTATGGAACTATTATCAACACCCCACCGCAGTGGACCTGGTGACCCATTATGCGGAAATTTACAGGCATTTCGGCACCACCCACCTGGATCGATCCAGCTTTGTCATGCCCTTGCATGCCAATTACACCTATCACGATACCTGGGGTGCCCGACGGGGATGGGGAGGAATCCGGATCCATGAAGGGACGGATATTTTCGCCGGTTACGGAACCCCGGTGCTGAGCACCGTATACGGTTATGTGGAGTTGAAGGGATGGAACCGATACGGGGGCTGGCGGATCGGAATCCGGGATCTCAAAAACAACTACCACTATTTTGCCCATCTCAGCAGCTTTGACAAAAACATCAGAAAAGGATCCATCGTACAGCCCGGCCAAGTGCTCGGTTATGTGGGTTCCTCCGGTTACGGTCCCCCTGGAACCTCAGGTAAATTCCCTCCCCATCTGCACTACGGGATCTACAAATTCAACGGAAACACCACCTACTCCTTTGACCCCTATCCCTTTTTGAAGGCGAGGGAACGGGCGGAATACAAAAAACAGAGGGAAGCCCGCAAAGCAAAAAAGAACTTAAAAAACAAGGTCCCCAGGTAG
- the lipA gene encoding lipoyl synthase: MAYEYKRKPEWLKTKLTVNENFREIKRMMRGKTLHTVCEEARCPNIHECWAVHRTATFMILGDICTRACRFCAVKTGLPTELDLQEPQRVAEAVEQMGLKHTVITSVARDDLKDGGASIFAETIRAVRKRNPLTSVEVLIPDFQGNWDALKTVMDARPDVLNHNVETVRRRSDRVRSKAKYERSLELLKRSKELQPDIPTKSSIMIGVGEEWDEILETMDDLRLVDCNIMTIGQYLQPTKKHIRLEKYYTPQEFAQLKEEGMKRGFDHVESGPLVRSSYHAHEQVKAARPQKRAAQ; encoded by the coding sequence TTGGCTTACGAATATAAAAGAAAACCGGAGTGGCTGAAGACCAAGCTGACCGTAAATGAAAACTTCCGCGAGATCAAGCGGATGATGAGGGGGAAAACCCTCCATACGGTGTGTGAGGAAGCCAGATGCCCCAATATTCACGAGTGCTGGGCTGTGCATCGTACAGCCACTTTTATGATCTTGGGGGATATCTGTACCCGCGCCTGTCGCTTTTGTGCCGTAAAAACCGGTCTGCCTACGGAGTTGGACCTTCAGGAACCGCAACGGGTGGCAGAAGCGGTGGAACAGATGGGCCTGAAACATACAGTGATCACCTCTGTGGCCAGGGATGATCTGAAAGACGGAGGAGCTTCTATCTTTGCGGAGACGATCCGGGCGGTGCGTAAACGGAATCCGTTGACCAGTGTGGAAGTTCTGATTCCGGACTTTCAAGGGAATTGGGATGCTTTGAAGACAGTGATGGACGCCCGGCCCGATGTGTTGAACCACAATGTGGAGACGGTGCGCCGCCGTTCCGACCGGGTTCGTTCCAAGGCGAAATACGAGCGTTCCCTGGAATTGTTGAAACGGTCCAAAGAGTTGCAGCCGGATATCCCCACCAAGTCCAGTATCATGATCGGTGTGGGAGAAGAATGGGATGAAATCCTGGAGACGATGGATGATCTGCGTCTTGTGGATTGCAATATCATGACCATCGGCCAATATTTGCAACCAACCAAGAAGCACATCCGGTTGGAGAAATATTACACCCCGCAAGAGTTTGCCCAGTTGAAAGAAGAAGGGATGAAGCGGGGATTTGATCATGTGGAGTCAGGTCCTTTGGTCAGAAGTTCCTATCACGCCCATGAGCAGGTGAAGGCAGCAAGACCCCAAAAGCGTGCTGCCCAGTGA
- a CDS encoding YhcN/YlaJ family sporulation lipoprotein, translated as MKRWLYPLVALILFTSACNNPSARPERPNDSYDESLYENRDKNALDYVTDRGRRPQHDRYNQIGFSRQTGNELYNATDGGAVPGPDVYINRSALARQISFLASKLPQVDDAIVVVTDDKVLIGVNADQGKISDKTLYEVRRTAWSLTPRYYQVYVTRDAAIRNKLNRIGQHAGGTQEKMRMSREEMEDLVSRMDRGEPMKKPLPMNPSPGKITRP; from the coding sequence ATGAAGCGTTGGTTATATCCCCTGGTGGCCTTGATTTTGTTTACCAGTGCCTGCAACAACCCCTCGGCAAGACCGGAGAGACCCAACGACAGTTACGATGAATCCCTGTATGAAAACCGGGACAAAAACGCTTTGGATTATGTCACGGACCGAGGCAGGCGGCCACAACATGACCGTTACAACCAAATTGGCTTCAGCCGGCAAACAGGTAACGAACTTTATAACGCCACTGATGGCGGAGCTGTTCCCGGTCCTGATGTGTATATTAACCGAAGTGCTCTGGCCCGGCAGATTTCTTTCTTGGCATCCAAACTCCCCCAAGTGGATGATGCCATCGTGGTGGTCACTGATGACAAAGTACTGATCGGTGTGAACGCCGATCAGGGGAAAATCAGTGACAAAACCTTGTACGAAGTCCGTCGCACCGCCTGGAGCTTGACTCCCCGATATTACCAAGTGTATGTCACCCGGGATGCGGCCATCCGCAACAAGCTGAACCGCATCGGACAACATGCCGGCGGTACCCAGGAAAAAATGCGGATGAGCCGGGAAGAGATGGAAGACCTGGTCAGTCGGATGGACCGGGGGGAACCGATGAAGAAACCACTTCCCATGAACCCGTCCCCGGGAAAGATCACCCGGCCTTAA
- a CDS encoding YutD family protein: MEKTEIKGISYEVIINHKNGWNPDAFSKRYSEVLDKYDYIVGDWGYGQLRLKGFFSDQHPRATRETRIAHVEEYIHEFCNFGCAYFVLRRHPMKSHPGRRGRQRERRMTRPR; this comes from the coding sequence ATGGAAAAGACAGAGATCAAGGGTATTTCATATGAAGTGATCATCAATCACAAAAACGGCTGGAACCCCGATGCCTTCAGCAAGAGATACAGTGAGGTTCTGGATAAGTACGATTACATCGTAGGTGATTGGGGATACGGACAACTGAGGCTGAAGGGCTTTTTCTCCGACCAGCATCCCCGTGCCACCCGAGAGACCCGGATTGCCCATGTGGAAGAATATATCCATGAGTTTTGCAATTTTGGTTGTGCCTATTTCGTTCTTCGCCGGCACCCCATGAAATCTCATCCCGGGCGAAGGGGAAGACAGAGGGAGCGTCGAATGACCCGCCCGCGATAA
- a CDS encoding DUF3055 domain-containing protein: MPKDELYTLYDESETTQTRFISFVGEAHRFDLGITVTDRFYGKLLVFNIQSNRYALIGEDDLEEPGYIEHVYGISEAEAAELRDFLHTLF; this comes from the coding sequence ATGCCAAAAGATGAACTTTACACCCTTTACGACGAAAGTGAAACCACCCAGACGCGTTTTATCAGTTTTGTGGGAGAAGCTCACCGCTTTGACCTCGGGATCACCGTCACCGACCGTTTTTACGGAAAATTGTTGGTCTTCAACATTCAATCCAACCGCTACGCCCTGATCGGTGAAGATGACCTGGAAGAACCGGGTTACATAGAACATGTCTACGGAATTTCCGAAGCTGAAGCAGCGGAACTGAGGGATTTTCTTCATACCCTTTTCTAA
- a CDS encoding MerR family transcriptional regulator — protein sequence MSDEARISTREAAERLHVHARTVRKWIDAFEEYISPEVNDRGHYMLDEEGYQRLSDIQQRLQETNKSMRQIRQDLIREGKWEMELDEPPSPSQEPSRLPFGSEFPVHRLIGSLDEIGEMMETVFSRLDQLEDHVFTMFDMMEEMENKVLASQHHMLPVKTVQHMMDEIGKKQEQLKVELRNATFSHRLASATTETQQLTPRRQRRTRFLGIF from the coding sequence ATGTCGGACGAAGCGCGCATATCCACGCGGGAGGCCGCCGAACGCCTCCACGTTCATGCACGTACGGTCAGGAAATGGATTGACGCATTTGAGGAATACATCTCTCCCGAAGTGAATGATCGTGGACACTATATGCTGGATGAGGAGGGGTACCAAAGATTGTCGGATATCCAACAACGCCTGCAGGAAACCAACAAGTCCATGCGCCAAATCCGCCAGGACCTGATCAGGGAAGGCAAGTGGGAGATGGAACTGGATGAACCACCTTCACCCTCCCAGGAACCCTCCAGACTTCCCTTTGGAAGTGAATTTCCGGTTCATCGTCTGATCGGGAGTCTGGATGAAATCGGGGAAATGATGGAGACGGTGTTCAGCCGACTCGATCAGTTGGAAGATCATGTTTTCACCATGTTTGATATGATGGAAGAGATGGAAAACAAAGTGCTCGCTTCCCAACACCACATGTTGCCGGTGAAGACAGTTCAGCACATGATGGATGAAATCGGGAAAAAGCAGGAGCAACTGAAGGTGGAATTGCGAAATGCCACCTTCTCCCACCGGTTGGCTTCCGCCACCACCGAAACCCAACAGCTGACGCCGCGCAGGCAACGGCGAACCCGTTTTCTCGGTATTTTCTAG